The nucleotide window GCCTCGACGTGGTGCATCAGGACCTCACCCAGGTCGATGCCGCTGGCCTTCTCGATCCCTTCCAGGCCCGGCGAGGAGTTGACCTCCAGGACCAACGGACCCGCGTCCGACTCGACCAGGTCCACCCCCGCGAAGCCCAAACCCAGCGTCCGCGCCGCCCGGACGGCCGTCCGCCGCACGGAGGCGTCGGGTCGGACGGCCTCCACGCTCCCGCCGCGGTGCACGTTGGAGCGGAACTCGTCGCCCTTGGCCTGACGGCGCATCGCGGCGACCACCTGGTTGCCAACGACGATGACGCGCAGGTCCGAGCCCCCGGCCTCGGCGATGTACTGCTGCACGAGGATGTTCTGGCCGACCGAGTGGAAGGCGTCGACGGTCGAGTTGAAGCCCGACCTGCTGTCGACCTTGATCACCCCGGCGCCCTGCGTGCCTTCGAGGAGCTTCACCACCGCGGGCGGCCCGTCGACGAGTTTCAACAGGGAGCGCGCCAGGTCGGTTCGCCGGGCCAGTCCCGTCGCGGGGATCGGGATGCCGTGCTGCGCGAGGATCTGCAGCGAACGCAGCTTGTCGCGGGAGTTGAGGATCGCATCGGCCGGGTTGATGACGTACATCCCCATCATCTGCAGTTGACGGACGACGGCGGCGCCGTAGAACGTGATCGACGCGCCGATGCGTGGGATCACCGCATCGACCTTCGGGAACGGTTTGCCGCGCAGGTACGCCTCCGTGCCGCGCGACGACACCATCATGGTGATGTCGAGTGGATCCATGATCTGCACGGTGTGTCGCAGGCGTCGTGCTGCGCTGGCCAGCCGTCGCGTCGAGTACAGCCGGCGGTTGCGCGAGAGGATGGCGACCTTCACCGGCGCCTCTTCCGGTCGGGGACGGTGGGGTGGTCTCC belongs to Actinomycetota bacterium and includes:
- a CDS encoding RimK family alpha-L-glutamate ligase; this encodes MKVAILSRNRRLYSTRRLASAARRLRHTVQIMDPLDITMMVSSRGTEAYLRGKPFPKVDAVIPRIGASITFYGAAVVRQLQMMGMYVINPADAILNSRDKLRSLQILAQHGIPIPATGLARRTDLARSLLKLVDGPPAVVKLLEGTQGAGVIKVDSRSGFNSTVDAFHSVGQNILVQQYIAEAGGSDLRVIVVGNQVVAAMRRQAKGDEFRSNVHRGGSVEAVRPDASVRRTAVRAARTLGLGFAGVDLVESDAGPLVLEVNSSPGLEGIEKASGIDLGEVLMHHVEA